The proteins below come from a single Mustela erminea isolate mMusErm1 chromosome 14, mMusErm1.Pri, whole genome shotgun sequence genomic window:
- the TBC1D12 gene encoding TBC1 domain family member 12 isoform X4 gives MVAEAKKREIKDAYKRKKIMKERFKQEENIASAMVIWINEILPNWEVMRSTRRVRELWWQGLPPSVRGKVWSLAVGNELNITPELYEIFLSRAKERWKSFSETNSENDAEGVSVADREASLELIKLDISRTFPSLYIFQKGGPYHDVLHSILGAYTCYRPDVGYVQGMSFIAAVLILNLEEADAFIAFANLLNKPCQLAFFRVDHNMMLKYFATFEVFFEENLSKLFLHFKSYSLTPDIYLIDWIFTLYSKSLPLDLACRVWDVFCRDGEEFLFRTGLGILRLYEDILLQMDFIHIAQFLTKLPEDITSEKLFSCIAAIQMQNSTKKWTQVFASVMKDIKEGDKNNSPALKS, from the exons ATGGTGGCTGAGGCTAAAAAACGAG aaattaaagacgcatataaaaggaaaaaaataatgaaagaacgatttaaacaggaagaaaatatcgCAAGTGCAATGGTAATTTGGATCAATGAAATACTGCCCAATTGGGAAGTAAT GCGTAGTACGAGAAGAGTTCGAGAATTGTGGTGGCAGGGATTGCCCCCTAGTGTTCGTGGGAAAGTTTGGAGTCTAGCTGTAGGAAATGAACTAAATATCACTCCTG AACTTTATGAAATCTTCCTCTCAAGAGCAAAAGAACGGTGGAAAAGCTTCAGTGAAACAAATTCAGAGAATGATGCAgaag GTGTTTCTGTTGCTGATCGGGAGGCCAGTCTGGAATTAATTAAGTTGGACATATCCCGCACATTTCCATCCCTTTACATCTTTCAGAAG GGTGGCCCATATCATGATGTCTTACATAGTATCTTAGGGGCATATACGTGTTACAGACCTGATGTTGGTTAT gtCCAAGGGATGTCCTTCATAGCAGCAGTTCTCATTCTCAATTTGGAAGAGGCAGATGCCTTCATTGCATTTGCAAACCTCCTCAATAAGCCATGCCAGCTGGCCTTTTTTCGTGTGGATCACAACATG ATGTTGAAATATTTTGCAACGTTTGaagtattttttgaagaaaatctcTCCAAactatttcttcatttcaaatcTTACAGTCTTACACCAGACATATACTTGATCGACTG GATCTTCACACTCTATAGCAAATCACTACCACTTGATCTGGCTTGTCGAGTCTGGGATGTATTTTGCAGAGATGGGGAGGAATTTTTATTTAGGACTGGATTAGGAATCCTCCGATTATATGAAGATATTCTCCTACAAATGGACTTTATTCATATAGCACAGTTTCTAACTAAATTGCCAGAAGATATCACATCAGAAAAGCTGTTCAGCTGTATTGCAGCCATTCAGATGCAAAATAGCACCAAAAAATGGACTCAG GTCTTTGCATCTGTAATGAAGGATATTAAAGAAGGAGACAAGAATAATAGTCCTGCTCTGAAAAGCTAA